Within Marinomonas mediterranea MMB-1, the genomic segment GAATCAGTACCGATGAAGAAGTTGCTTTGTCGGACCGCTGGAACGATACAGACTCTCGCCTTGTGGCTGAAGCCATGATGGGCGAAATGCTGACCTTCCCATGGTACCGTCAATATAAGGTCGAACACGATGGCAACCCAACGGTCATCATTCAATCGATTCGCAATAAGAGCCACGAGCACATCCCTGTCGATACTTTTATCAATGACATTAAGCGTAGCTTCCTAAAAGAAGGCAAAGTAGATTTTGTCGTCTCAGGCGAAGAACGTGAAGACATTCGTACAGAACGCGAAGACCAAGAAATGAATGCCGCAGAAGGCACCGCCGCTGAATTTGGACAAGAGCAAGGCGCTCAATTCGCGTTGTCTGGCACGATCAACTCGATTGTCGATTCCAATGGTGATCAGCGCGTTACCTTCTATCAAGTTGACTTAAAGTTGATCAACATGACCACAAACCGTGAAGTATGGAACGGACAGAAGAAAATCAAAAAATTGGCTGACAAAGGATTCTTCTAATGACTTATACAGCCACCTTGTATCATCGTAAACGACTGATTTTGGGTGTTTGTTTGTCTAGTCTGTTAACGGGTTGTATCGGTGCCAGTCACGATAATAGCTCGCAGGAAGCCGCTGCGTCTGCATTGCCCGAATGGATTTCAAACCCACCAAAAGATACACGTTATCTGTATGGTGTTGGCTCTTACAGCAAGATCGACGATCTTGCTGAGGCCTTTAAGCAAGCTGAACAGAATGGCAACGCACAAATTGCTCAGCAGCTTAGAACACAAGTGTCTCAGGTCAATACTCAGGACATACAGGTCACCAAGTCGACGGGGCAACAGGAGCAGGTTCTCAGAGCCCAATCCGCCTATACGAAATCCAAGTCTCTGAATATTGAGTTAGACCAAATACAGAATAAAGAACGCTATCAGGATACTCAGTATGTCTATGCGTTACAGGCTTTTGATCGAAGCAAAGCCGCCTCTCGTCTTAGACAAAAGATTGATGAAATTGATGGTGATATCCGAACTATCGGATCTGGACTCACT encodes:
- a CDS encoding penicillin-binding protein activator LpoB, producing the protein MFKSLSRSIFVLFTVLTITACSSGGVKRISTDEEVALSDRWNDTDSRLVAEAMMGEMLTFPWYRQYKVEHDGNPTVIIQSIRNKSHEHIPVDTFINDIKRSFLKEGKVDFVVSGEEREDIRTEREDQEMNAAEGTAAEFGQEQGAQFALSGTINSIVDSNGDQRVTFYQVDLKLINMTTNREVWNGQKKIKKLADKGFF
- a CDS encoding LPP20 family lipoprotein, producing the protein MTYTATLYHRKRLILGVCLSSLLTGCIGASHDNSSQEAAASALPEWISNPPKDTRYLYGVGSYSKIDDLAEAFKQAEQNGNAQIAQQLRTQVSQVNTQDIQVTKSTGQQEQVLRAQSAYTKSKSLNIELDQIQNKERYQDTQYVYALQAFDRSKAASRLRQKIDEIDGDIRTIGSGLTLLSEPDKSEWRTYLSLIPKFSERQQLVEKLELYSQSGAIFPPDKKVKEIQRALGTALNTFSFNVTSSELTNPINSQLTEVGLRAGTENVVWKLSTQTQSRSEQKAGRTYAFIEGTLSLSTRDGEPLGSWSAKGRGISKQEASATLKAQQDWSEKAVTSMFQWMTSN